The Aequorivita sublithincola DSM 14238 genome window below encodes:
- the rpsL gene encoding 30S ribosomal protein S12: MPTISQLVRKGRTKITKKSKSVALDSCPQRRGVCTRVYTTTPKKPNSAMRKVARVRLTNGKEVNAYIPGEGHNLQEHSIVLVRGGRVKDLPGVRYHIVRGALDTAGVAGRTQRRSKYGAKRPKK; this comes from the coding sequence ATGCCAACAATTTCACAATTAGTACGTAAAGGAAGGACCAAAATAACCAAGAAGAGTAAATCGGTTGCTTTGGATTCGTGCCCACAACGTCGTGGTGTTTGTACGCGTGTATATACTACTACACCTAAGAAGCCTAACTCTGCAATGCGAAAAGTTGCAAGGGTAAGACTTACAAACGGTAAGGAAGTAAACGCATACATCCCAGGCGAAGGTCACAATCTCCAAGAGCACTCGATAGTATTGGTTAGAGGTGGAAGGGTAAAAGATTTGCCAGGAGTTAGGTATCACATTGTTCGTGGAGCGTTAGACACCGCAGGTGTTGCCGGCCGCACGCAACGTAGATCTAAGTACGGAGCAAAACGCCCTAAAAAGTAG
- a CDS encoding autotransporter assembly complex protein TamA, with translation MKKYLYTSLYLNIYTCFFFGMNAQELTLSVKAERPVSQAMKDSLQMNTSFKDLLSLKKETDTLYLKMQRMGFIESELLQLQKENDSSYIADFFLGKKYNEISIFYSEEDFSKKELQRVASEITDTYFTLPFEAIPNSLRKLTTLRNQKGNAFARLRLSEFEKDENNNLSATLLVDNGNFRNVDSIAVKGYEKFPRSFLKYYAGIKKGEVFNQKKLVEQNENLNSLGFVSAIKPPEALFRKDSTTVYFYLEKQNNNLFDGIIGFATDEETQKLTFNGYLNLELNNNLNFGEQLLLNYKSDGKEQVNFRVKATLPYLFKSPIGLSGELKIFKRDSTFITTEQQLRATYQINPKSTIYLGYKGYDSSNLLDNAVAGSPVEDFKSNFLIAGGTYLKTQNKKLFPIKTILSLDGGVGSRKNDSITENQVRLEGLLSNIFNLNFKNSIFVQNSTSILVSDSYLVNELFRFGGINSIRGFNENSIDASFFSVVNTEYRYQFNEGVYLHSIIDFAYFENETLKLKQNLYSFGVGIGLNTKAGLFKFNVANGNTENQNFSFSNTKIHISVSSKF, from the coding sequence TTGAAAAAATATCTATACACTTCTCTATACCTTAATATATATACCTGTTTTTTCTTTGGAATGAATGCGCAGGAACTCACCCTTTCCGTCAAAGCAGAAAGACCGGTTTCGCAAGCGATGAAAGACTCGTTGCAAATGAACACTTCTTTCAAAGATCTCCTTTCACTTAAAAAGGAAACCGATACGCTTTATTTAAAAATGCAACGGATGGGTTTTATTGAAAGTGAACTGCTTCAGCTGCAAAAAGAAAATGATAGTAGCTACATAGCAGATTTCTTCCTCGGAAAAAAATACAATGAAATAAGCATTTTCTATTCAGAAGAAGATTTCAGCAAAAAAGAATTGCAACGCGTTGCTTCCGAAATTACCGACACCTACTTTACTCTTCCTTTTGAAGCTATTCCAAATTCACTAAGGAAACTTACAACGCTTCGCAACCAAAAAGGAAATGCATTTGCTCGTTTAAGGCTAAGTGAATTTGAAAAAGACGAAAACAATAATTTATCGGCAACACTTTTAGTTGATAATGGAAACTTTAGAAATGTAGATTCCATAGCCGTGAAAGGTTATGAAAAATTCCCGAGATCTTTTCTTAAATATTACGCCGGTATAAAAAAAGGTGAGGTATTCAATCAAAAGAAATTAGTGGAGCAAAATGAAAATCTAAATAGCTTAGGTTTTGTTTCAGCCATAAAACCACCAGAAGCACTTTTCAGAAAAGACTCAACAACCGTCTATTTCTATCTAGAAAAACAGAACAACAATCTATTTGACGGAATAATCGGTTTTGCAACAGATGAAGAAACACAGAAACTCACTTTCAATGGTTATCTAAATCTAGAACTCAATAATAACCTTAATTTTGGCGAGCAATTATTGCTGAACTATAAATCTGACGGTAAAGAGCAAGTAAACTTTAGAGTAAAAGCAACTTTACCATATTTGTTTAAAAGCCCTATTGGTTTAAGCGGTGAGCTAAAAATTTTTAAGAGAGACAGTACCTTTATCACTACAGAACAACAACTAAGAGCAACATACCAAATAAACCCAAAGTCTACAATTTATCTTGGCTATAAAGGTTACGATTCTAGCAACCTCTTAGATAACGCAGTGGCTGGATCTCCTGTTGAAGATTTCAAGTCTAACTTTTTAATCGCTGGCGGCACTTACCTTAAAACACAAAACAAAAAACTTTTTCCAATTAAAACCATTTTATCATTGGACGGCGGAGTTGGCTCCCGTAAGAATGATTCCATAACGGAAAACCAAGTTCGCTTGGAAGGCTTATTAAGCAATATATTTAATTTGAACTTTAAAAATTCAATATTCGTGCAAAATAGCACAAGTATATTAGTGAGTGATAGTTATTTGGTGAATGAACTTTTTCGATTTGGAGGCATAAACAGTATTCGTGGTTTTAACGAGAACAGCATTGATGCTTCGTTTTTTTCCGTAGTTAACACCGAGTACAGATACCAATTTAATGAAGGGGTTTATCTACACAGTATAATTGACTTCGCCTATTTTGAAAACGAAACACTTAAACTAAAACAAAACCTCTATAGCTTCGGGGTGGGCATTGGACTCAATACCAAAGCGGGATTATTCAAATTTAATGTGGCTAATGGAAACACAGAAAACCAAAACTTCAGTTTCTCAAATACCAAGATACACATCAGTGTTTCCTCAAAATTTTAA
- the rlmB gene encoding 23S rRNA (guanosine(2251)-2'-O)-methyltransferase RlmB — translation MSDKTNTIFGIYPVKEALSSQVVFDKVFVQKGIDSDKIEGLIKDLERANIPVSIVPFEKLNRLTRGNHQGIVAVTSPVAFHSLESVVEKALEGDKTPLFLILDQITDVRNFGAILRTAECTGVDAVIIQKTGGAPVSGDTVKTSAGAIFKIPICKVEHIKDAIFYLQGSGITTVAATEKTNSEIYSLDLKTPLALIMGSEGKGISKSVLGLVDERASLPLLGEINSLNVSVACGAFLYEVVRQRR, via the coding sequence ATGAGCGATAAAACAAATACCATTTTCGGAATTTACCCTGTCAAAGAAGCCTTATCATCACAAGTTGTTTTTGACAAAGTCTTTGTTCAGAAAGGAATAGATAGCGACAAAATTGAAGGCCTAATTAAAGACCTTGAAAGAGCAAATATTCCAGTAAGTATTGTTCCTTTTGAAAAGCTCAATAGATTAACCCGTGGGAACCATCAAGGTATTGTGGCGGTAACCTCGCCTGTGGCATTTCATAGTTTGGAAAGTGTTGTTGAAAAAGCACTCGAAGGTGATAAAACGCCTCTATTCCTAATTTTAGATCAAATAACGGATGTCCGTAATTTTGGAGCAATTCTTAGAACTGCTGAATGTACTGGCGTAGATGCGGTAATTATTCAAAAAACTGGTGGAGCTCCTGTTTCTGGAGACACCGTGAAAACTTCTGCTGGAGCAATTTTCAAAATTCCAATTTGTAAGGTGGAACATATTAAAGATGCAATCTTCTATTTGCAAGGTTCTGGAATTACAACCGTTGCAGCTACCGAAAAAACAAATTCAGAAATATATTCTTTAGATTTAAAAACTCCGTTGGCCTTGATCATGGGCTCAGAAGGAAAAGGTATATCAAAATCCGTACTTGGATTGGTGGACGAGCGTGCTTCCCTACCCTTGCTTGGAGAAATTAATTCATTAAATGTTTCTGTGGCTTGTGGCGCTTTTCTTTATGAAGTAGTGCGTCAACGCAGATAA
- a CDS encoding RagB/SusD family nutrient uptake outer membrane protein, with translation MVSYPFFQLFADDDIRKDAYTLQARNGALQFNAIKKLFAREDGENPGRVDIKILRAAEAKMNIAEAEYNLGNEGPARIALDAIRTKRYTTPPSGETGDALRDAIRLERRLEFAFESQRFFDLKRWSLPVERGSFGDLKDGSGTPSDAQNLPVGNPKFQLPIPQTATDLNPNLQQNPGY, from the coding sequence GTGGTTTCTTATCCGTTTTTTCAGCTTTTCGCTGATGATGACATCAGAAAAGATGCCTACACTTTACAAGCTAGAAATGGTGCACTTCAGTTTAACGCAATCAAAAAATTGTTTGCAAGAGAAGATGGAGAAAATCCAGGGCGTGTTGATATAAAAATTCTTCGCGCTGCAGAAGCAAAAATGAATATTGCTGAAGCAGAATACAACCTTGGAAACGAAGGACCTGCTCGCATTGCTTTAGATGCTATAAGAACAAAAAGATATACTACTCCTCCAAGTGGAGAAACTGGCGATGCACTTCGTGATGCAATCCGTCTTGAAAGAAGATTAGAATTTGCTTTCGAATCTCAACGTTTCTTTGATTTGAAACGATGGAGCCTTCCAGTGGAACGTGGTAGCTTTGGTGATTTAAAAGACGGAAGTGGAACTCCATCTGATGCACAGAATTTACCAGTAGGAAATCCAAAATTCCAATTGCCAATTCCTCAAACTGCGACAGATTTAAATCCAAATTTGCAACAAAACCCTGGGTATTAA
- a CDS encoding replication-associated recombination protein A — translation MNAPLAERIRPNTLEGYLSQQHLVGPKGSLTSQLSTGMIPSMIFWGPPGTGKTTLANIIANESGRPFYILSAVDSGVAAVREVIEKAKKSDNLFSTKNPILFIDEIHRFSKSQQDSLLGAVEKGWITLIGATTENPSFEVIPALLSRCQVYVLESFSREDMEALLKRALKEDEILAKKKVTLNETEAIIRLSGGDARRLLNILELVVLSEKSEKVTITNELVMQKAQKNTVLYDKTGEQHYDIISAFIKSMRGSDPNAAVYWLARMIEGGEDIKFIARRMVILASEDIGMANPNALLLANSTFQAVNTIGYPEARIILSQCAIYLATSPKSNASYKAIGEAQQLVRQTGDLSVPLSIRNAPTKLMKQLGYGKEYEYAHNYEGNFVPHEFLPEEIKGTTFYRPGNNPKENSLKNYLTQLWKDKYDF, via the coding sequence ATGAACGCACCTCTTGCAGAACGAATCCGGCCAAACACTCTTGAAGGATATTTAAGCCAACAACATTTGGTTGGTCCAAAAGGTTCCTTAACCTCCCAGTTAAGCACAGGAATGATTCCTTCCATGATTTTTTGGGGACCGCCGGGAACGGGTAAAACAACGCTTGCAAATATTATTGCGAATGAAAGCGGCAGACCATTCTATATTTTAAGTGCTGTGGATAGCGGAGTTGCTGCAGTTAGGGAAGTGATAGAAAAAGCAAAGAAAAGCGACAACCTGTTTTCAACCAAAAACCCTATTCTATTTATTGATGAAATACACCGTTTCAGCAAATCGCAACAGGATTCGCTTTTGGGTGCTGTGGAAAAAGGCTGGATCACGCTCATTGGCGCTACAACTGAAAATCCAAGTTTTGAAGTAATTCCCGCTTTATTGTCTCGCTGTCAGGTGTATGTTCTAGAATCTTTCAGCCGTGAGGATATGGAAGCATTGCTAAAAAGAGCTTTAAAAGAAGACGAAATTTTAGCAAAGAAGAAGGTAACTTTAAATGAAACCGAAGCAATAATAAGACTTTCTGGCGGTGATGCACGAAGGCTTTTGAATATTTTGGAACTAGTAGTCCTTTCAGAAAAAAGTGAAAAGGTTACTATTACCAACGAACTTGTAATGCAAAAAGCCCAGAAAAATACGGTGCTTTATGACAAAACTGGCGAGCAACATTACGATATTATTTCAGCATTTATAAAGTCCATGCGTGGTAGTGATCCAAACGCAGCTGTTTACTGGTTGGCACGCATGATTGAAGGTGGCGAGGATATAAAATTCATTGCCAGAAGAATGGTTATCCTCGCTTCGGAAGATATTGGAATGGCAAATCCTAATGCGCTTTTACTCGCAAATAGCACCTTTCAGGCTGTCAATACAATCGGATATCCGGAAGCCAGAATTATTTTGAGCCAATGTGCTATTTATTTGGCTACTTCACCAAAAAGCAACGCTTCTTATAAAGCCATTGGCGAAGCGCAACAACTTGTTCGGCAAACTGGCGACTTGTCGGTTCCTTTGTCCATAAGAAACGCGCCAACGAAGCTTATGAAGCAATTGGGATACGGAAAGGAATACGAATATGCTCACAACTACGAAGGCAACTTTGTGCCGCACGAATTTTTGCCCGAAGAAATAAAAGGAACTACTTTTTATAGACCAGGAAACAACCCAAAGGAAAATTCGTTGAAAAATTATCTAACGCAGCTTTGGAAAGATAAATATGATTTTTGA
- a CDS encoding DUF5723 family protein yields the protein MQHFLTIIIFLLGVFAFAQNKQILYGFDDIPQSLMLNPGNNVLQKKHYGIPLLSQIHFNGGSSGVSVYDIFKDGNDNINDRITKKIFEMKNTDFFTATQQLELINFGWRAKNEIYFSAGIYQEFDFITYFPRDLAILTWEGNGDYLDYQFDLGEISTTGDFMTVYHVGLNKKISEKLTVGVRLKFYSSMFSFRSVNNAGTFVTRLGDENSGNIYEHTLENADVTVETSGYASLRDLDGAGQVTSEILGRAFFGGNLGVGVDLGFTYNINEVWKLSASALDVGAIFHTKDVESYRAHGNYTLDGINLIFPAIGDGESTFPYYDDLEDELEREIPIDTIYNSYTQFRPVKLNMGLSYGFGRFNASGACDCLNMGGDKLHKQSVGLQFYSIKRPKRWQAAGTLFYHRRITDFLSAKATYTVDSYSYSNVGLGISADYGKLNFYIAADNLIKYSNLAKAKSVSLQLGFNIIIDE from the coding sequence ATGCAACATTTTTTAACAATCATAATCTTTCTTTTGGGAGTATTTGCTTTCGCTCAAAATAAGCAGATACTCTACGGATTTGATGACATTCCCCAATCATTAATGTTAAATCCTGGTAACAATGTGCTTCAGAAAAAGCATTATGGAATTCCGTTATTGTCACAAATACATTTTAATGGAGGCTCTTCGGGCGTATCGGTTTATGATATCTTCAAAGATGGAAATGATAACATTAATGACCGTATTACAAAAAAGATTTTTGAAATGAAGAATACCGATTTTTTCACGGCCACCCAGCAATTGGAGCTTATCAATTTTGGTTGGCGGGCTAAGAATGAAATTTATTTTTCAGCCGGGATTTATCAAGAATTCGATTTCATAACCTATTTCCCAAGAGATTTGGCAATCTTAACTTGGGAAGGAAACGGCGATTACTTAGACTACCAATTTGATTTAGGCGAAATAAGTACTACTGGCGATTTTATGACAGTTTATCACGTTGGTTTGAATAAAAAAATCAGTGAAAAACTTACGGTTGGCGTACGATTAAAATTTTACTCAAGCATGTTCAGTTTCCGAAGCGTGAACAATGCTGGTACCTTCGTGACCAGGTTAGGAGATGAAAATTCAGGAAATATATATGAGCATACCCTTGAAAATGCCGATGTTACTGTAGAAACCTCAGGTTATGCCTCCTTGCGGGATTTGGATGGAGCAGGACAAGTAACTAGTGAAATATTAGGACGTGCTTTTTTTGGAGGAAACCTTGGGGTAGGTGTGGACCTCGGTTTTACTTATAATATTAATGAAGTATGGAAACTATCTGCCAGCGCTTTAGATGTTGGTGCCATTTTTCATACAAAAGATGTGGAAAGTTATCGGGCTCATGGAAACTATACTTTAGACGGAATTAACCTGATTTTTCCAGCCATAGGAGATGGGGAATCAACCTTTCCATACTATGACGATCTTGAAGATGAACTGGAGCGCGAAATTCCGATAGATACAATTTATAACAGTTATACCCAGTTTCGGCCAGTAAAACTAAATATGGGATTAAGTTATGGTTTTGGTAGGTTTAATGCCTCTGGTGCCTGTGATTGTTTAAATATGGGAGGCGATAAACTTCATAAACAGAGCGTAGGTTTGCAGTTCTATTCCATAAAAAGACCAAAAAGGTGGCAAGCAGCGGGAACGCTTTTTTATCATAGAAGAATTACAGATTTCCTTTCAGCAAAAGCAACCTATACCGTGGATTCCTATTCTTATTCAAATGTTGGCTTAGGAATTTCGGCAGATTATGGCAAACTAAATTTTTACATTGCGGCGGATAACCTTATTAAATATAGCAATTTGGCCAAAGCAAAAAGTGTATCTTTACAGCTAGGATTTAACATCATAATTGACGAATAA
- a CDS encoding RagB/SusD family nutrient uptake outer membrane protein, whose amino-acid sequence MKKIIYKIAVLTLIIGGLTSCEGELEQIPFDELATDQAYITVSDFENATRGIYSTLFTGSLYGGSDAGGMLDAPDVLADNVTFAQKGRGSRRTLHNWQYSASSEPLSGLYQSAYRMIFRANTLIEKSADFDGSNKAKVVAEAKALRALGHMDIASFFAKMPTQSADANGSLGIAYVTKADYTIEPARLTVAESYDMIVTDLKEALVDIPASAPAGRFNKDAVNTLLSRAYLYMGQWQNSIDAANEVTTSIAPRNTVVGVWEDVSKDGVIFWIDVDPPGLDITP is encoded by the coding sequence ATGAAAAAAATAATTTATAAAATAGCAGTCTTAACACTGATCATTGGAGGTTTAACTTCTTGTGAGGGTGAACTGGAACAAATACCTTTCGATGAGCTTGCAACAGATCAAGCTTATATTACAGTTTCCGATTTTGAAAACGCGACGAGAGGTATCTATTCAACACTATTCACCGGTTCACTATACGGTGGAAGTGATGCAGGTGGGATGCTTGACGCCCCAGATGTATTGGCAGACAACGTTACTTTTGCCCAAAAAGGTAGAGGATCTAGAAGAACATTGCACAACTGGCAATATTCTGCATCTAGCGAACCTTTGAGCGGACTTTATCAAAGTGCTTATAGAATGATTTTTCGCGCAAATACCTTGATAGAAAAAAGTGCGGATTTTGACGGAAGCAACAAAGCTAAAGTCGTAGCAGAAGCAAAAGCGCTAAGAGCCTTAGGCCACATGGATATCGCCTCATTTTTTGCTAAAATGCCAACTCAATCTGCAGATGCAAATGGTAGCCTAGGTATTGCCTATGTAACTAAAGCAGACTATACTATTGAGCCTGCAAGATTAACCGTTGCTGAAAGTTACGATATGATTGTAACAGATCTTAAAGAAGCATTAGTAGACATTCCAGCTTCAGCTCCAGCAGGTCGCTTTAATAAAGACGCAGTAAATACTCTTTTATCACGTGCTTACTTGTATATGGGTCAATGGCAAAATTCAATTGATGCTGCAAACGAAGTTACTACATCAATCGCTCCCAGAAACACTGTTGTAGGTGTTTGGGAAGATGTATCCAAAGATGGAGTAATTTTCTGGATTGATGTAGATCCTCCTGGATTAGACATCACTCCTTGA
- a CDS encoding rhomboid family intramembrane serine protease produces MSNPNQLKFTPDVFGYPLLFVMVLWIVFWVETRFGFNFNSYGVYPRELKGLRGILFSPFIHGSLEHLFNNSVPLFVLSSGLFYFYRNIRWKVLIFGLLLTGIATWCIGRSSLHIGASGVVYMLAAFLFFKGIFSKQFQLTALALVVAFLYGGMLWYVFPGIPEISWEGHLSGFFVGLIFAFFYKENPIQNKKFDWEREDFIPENDPFIKQFDEDGNFIELPKVLLEEISEESSTEQIVTNTSQRVRIVYSFKNESEEKPE; encoded by the coding sequence ATGTCTAATCCAAACCAATTAAAATTTACACCTGATGTTTTTGGCTATCCATTGCTATTTGTGATGGTGCTTTGGATTGTGTTTTGGGTTGAAACCCGTTTTGGTTTCAATTTCAACTCGTATGGAGTTTATCCCAGAGAATTGAAAGGTTTACGCGGAATTTTATTTAGTCCTTTCATTCACGGAAGTTTGGAGCATCTTTTCAATAATTCAGTGCCATTATTTGTACTTTCTTCTGGCTTATTTTACTTCTACAGAAACATTCGCTGGAAGGTTTTAATCTTTGGTCTGTTATTGACAGGAATAGCAACTTGGTGCATTGGCAGATCATCCCTTCATATCGGAGCTAGTGGCGTGGTTTATATGTTGGCTGCTTTTTTATTTTTTAAGGGAATTTTTTCGAAACAGTTTCAGCTAACAGCTTTAGCATTAGTTGTTGCCTTTCTTTACGGTGGAATGCTTTGGTATGTATTTCCCGGAATCCCTGAAATATCTTGGGAAGGCCATCTTTCAGGATTTTTTGTTGGATTAATTTTCGCCTTTTTCTATAAAGAAAACCCTATTCAGAATAAGAAGTTTGATTGGGAACGCGAAGATTTCATCCCTGAAAACGATCCTTTTATAAAGCAATTTGACGAAGACGGAAATTTTATTGAGTTACCAAAAGTTTTACTAGAAGAAATTTCTGAAGAATCTTCAACAGAACAAATAGTTACGAATACTTCACAAAGAGTAAGGATTGTATATAGTTTTAAAAATGAGTCAGAAGAGAAACCTGAATAA
- a CDS encoding SusC/RagA family TonB-linked outer membrane protein: MRTKFSGILTLILALVVQLTFAQQKTITGTVTDDTGLPLPGANVIIKGTSSGTQTDFDGNYSISANVGQAIAFSYVGFVTKEVKVGAQNSINVTLQPDAAALEEVVVTGYSTRNQTVQTSAVVSISASELSQMAPTTSIDNMLQGKAAGVQVTSANGKPGQGAFVRIRGTGSLVAGASSPLYIVDGAPIREQDLASIPNEDIENITILKDAPTTARYGSRGANGVVVITTKNGNRNKDAVIRYSSRYGTTTRIEPNFTLMNAEQKLQYEAEMYALGVGAAGSLPGVQTAPGSPERAKLLARTTDWADLILKEGVIQNNNVSVSGGSEKVDYYFSVTHDKNTGIIDKINGFERLGTRLNVNFDAKEWLTMGVNVGYSRSTSDEPRDRNNTQNPFQPIYVTNEYENEFLYDDDGEILLDNNGEPTYNPTHRDFATRKALETEKSTDINNVTLASVDALVKLSKNWSYGFNTSVNHLLRRRESYSKPGGVLDIILNNAPVGNKFDDQQDRLDLTISNRLNYTLNSNNHNLNVLGLYEYNLNEFYRTFVRSTGFPSPLLSTQTSAADLNDGFTNRNRLTLVSYGLFADYDYKEKYLLSASIRRDGSSNFGADFQYGTFYSGSIGWNVAKEDFFGVDAVNDLKIRAAYGSVGNRNGIGRYAPQATNEFGFYPGGSSSVPSNIASPNLKWETTTTANVGLEFNLFNKRLRGVTDYFIRNTSDLLFNVPTAYESGTGSVAGNIGEIQNKGLEISLQGDIVRTNDFTWTLGGNIIFLDTEVIELPDHEDFTPSDNTYNIRFSEGRKINEHYLVRYAGVDAATGKSLFLGADGNTYFAEDLPEGENRVFQGKSTIADKEGGFFTNFSYKGFGLRADFVFKTGNWINNFVRSNAESDGQAVDDNQAVTAFNYWQQPGDTGVMPSPIYASVDQAVNSDRFLEKGDYVRMRNVTLSYNFPSEFLDKTPIQSLRLYVQGQNLLTFTKFWGDPEVGLSSGETISFADAVAPGEATLYSYPNVKSFQFGLDVSF, translated from the coding sequence ATGAGAACAAAGTTTAGTGGAATTTTAACGCTTATATTAGCGTTAGTTGTGCAGCTTACCTTCGCGCAGCAAAAAACTATTACAGGTACAGTGACGGACGATACAGGTCTGCCATTGCCTGGTGCAAACGTAATAATCAAGGGCACGAGTTCTGGAACACAGACAGATTTTGATGGAAATTATTCCATATCTGCAAATGTGGGTCAGGCAATTGCTTTTAGTTATGTAGGTTTTGTTACCAAGGAAGTAAAAGTAGGAGCTCAAAATTCAATTAATGTTACTTTACAACCAGATGCTGCGGCACTTGAAGAAGTTGTAGTAACTGGGTATTCTACACGAAACCAAACGGTGCAAACATCTGCCGTTGTATCTATTTCCGCTTCGGAACTGTCACAAATGGCGCCAACTACAAGTATAGATAATATGCTTCAAGGTAAGGCAGCTGGTGTACAGGTAACTTCTGCAAACGGTAAGCCGGGACAAGGAGCTTTTGTTCGTATTCGTGGAACTGGATCTCTTGTTGCAGGTGCATCTTCACCATTATACATTGTGGATGGCGCTCCTATTAGAGAGCAAGATCTTGCAAGTATTCCTAACGAGGATATTGAAAACATTACAATCCTAAAAGATGCCCCAACAACCGCTAGATACGGTTCTCGTGGAGCAAACGGGGTTGTAGTAATCACAACAAAAAACGGTAACAGAAACAAAGATGCTGTAATCCGTTACAGCTCTCGTTATGGAACAACAACCAGAATAGAACCAAACTTTACATTGATGAACGCGGAGCAGAAATTGCAATACGAAGCAGAAATGTATGCTTTGGGTGTTGGTGCAGCCGGTTCATTACCAGGGGTACAAACAGCTCCTGGGTCACCAGAACGCGCTAAATTACTTGCTCGCACAACTGATTGGGCAGACCTTATACTTAAAGAAGGTGTAATTCAGAACAACAATGTCTCTGTTTCTGGAGGTAGTGAAAAAGTAGATTACTACTTTTCTGTAACTCACGATAAAAACACAGGTATTATTGATAAAATCAATGGTTTTGAAAGATTAGGAACCCGTTTGAACGTTAATTTTGACGCTAAAGAATGGTTGACTATGGGTGTAAATGTTGGGTATTCACGTTCTACAAGTGATGAACCAAGAGATAGAAACAACACTCAAAACCCGTTTCAACCTATTTACGTTACCAACGAGTATGAAAACGAGTTTTTATACGATGATGACGGCGAAATACTGTTGGATAACAACGGAGAACCTACTTACAACCCAACTCACAGAGATTTCGCTACAAGAAAAGCTCTTGAGACTGAAAAATCTACAGACATTAACAATGTTACACTTGCTAGTGTAGATGCATTGGTAAAATTATCGAAAAACTGGAGCTATGGTTTCAATACTTCTGTTAACCACTTACTACGTAGGAGAGAAAGTTATTCTAAGCCAGGAGGTGTTTTGGATATTATTTTGAACAACGCACCCGTTGGTAACAAGTTTGATGACCAACAAGATAGATTAGACCTTACCATCAGTAACCGTTTAAACTATACATTAAACTCAAACAATCATAACCTGAATGTTTTGGGTCTATATGAATACAACCTTAATGAGTTCTATCGTACTTTTGTACGTAGCACAGGTTTCCCTTCTCCTTTGTTGAGCACACAGACTAGTGCTGCAGATTTAAATGATGGATTCACTAACAGAAATAGATTGACATTAGTGTCTTATGGTCTTTTTGCAGATTATGATTATAAAGAAAAATATCTTCTTTCTGCATCTATACGTCGTGATGGTTCTTCTAACTTTGGAGCTGATTTCCAATACGGTACTTTCTATAGTGGAAGTATTGGATGGAACGTTGCTAAAGAGGACTTTTTCGGTGTAGATGCTGTAAATGATCTTAAAATTAGAGCAGCTTACGGTTCTGTAGGTAACAGAAATGGAATTGGTCGTTATGCACCTCAGGCAACAAATGAATTCGGATTCTATCCAGGTGGTTCAAGTTCAGTTCCTTCAAACATTGCAAGTCCAAACTTAAAGTGGGAAACTACCACTACTGCTAACGTTGGTTTAGAATTCAACCTCTTCAACAAACGTCTTAGAGGTGTTACCGATTATTTCATTAGAAATACTTCTGACTTATTATTTAATGTTCCTACTGCTTATGAATCTGGAACTGGAAGTGTTGCTGGAAACATTGGTGAAATCCAAAATAAAGGTCTTGAAATATCCTTACAAGGTGATATAGTTCGTACTAATGATTTTACTTGGACTCTTGGAGGAAACATAATCTTCTTAGATACTGAAGTAATTGAACTACCAGATCACGAAGATTTCACTCCGTCTGATAACACATATAACATTCGCTTTAGTGAAGGTAGAAAAATTAATGAGCACTATTTAGTTCGTTATGCTGGAGTTGATGCTGCAACTGGAAAATCTTTATTTTTAGGTGCAGATGGTAACACTTATTTTGCTGAAGATCTTCCAGAAGGTGAGAACCGAGTATTTCAAGGAAAGTCAACCATCGCTGATAAAGAAGGAGGTTTCTTTACTAACTTTAGCTATAAAGGCTTTGGTTTGAGAGCTGATTTCGTTTTCAAAACAGGAAACTGGATAAACAACTTCGTTAGATCTAATGCTGAGTCTGATGGGCAAGCAGTTGATGATAATCAAGCTGTTACCGCATTCAATTACTGGCAACAACCTGGCGATACTGGTGTAATGCCAAGTCCAATTTACGCTTCAGTAGATCAAGCTGTAAACTCAGACAGATTCTTGGAAAAAGGAGATTACGTACGTATGCGTAATGTTACTCTTTCATACAATTTCCCTAGCGAATTTTTGGATAAAACTCCAATACAGAGCCTAAGACTATATGTACAAGGGCAGAACCTATTAACGTTTACCAAATTTTGGGGAGATCCAGAAGTAGGACTTTCTTCTGGAGAGACTATTTCATTTGCTGATGCAGTAGCTCCTGGGGAAGCAACTCTTTACAGTTATCCAAATGTTAAGTCATTCCAATTTGGTTTGGATGTAAGTTTCTAA